The following proteins are co-located in the Neodiprion virginianus isolate iyNeoVirg1 chromosome 6, iyNeoVirg1.1, whole genome shotgun sequence genome:
- the LOC124307204 gene encoding thyroid adenoma-associated protein homolog isoform X3, which yields MVLRTSKMDMTETELHVTLRNLTLRKKSGELDTPERFNNQDEMWRNVIDYEILWKCIKHRSLEIRRDTMELLVVSKKSTQRFTAAEYQMIETFLLYNLGEKIELAPLIKKAIKRTRDSLVVLRREVLRTVKGQNSENSSKCRPNQHEDIENMACHNATRIDIECFIQDCESFLCSLRKICVDNLYPTANYERRRTCLQILCHMQDILDEEILCLEWDTVQAKSLFNCLLLDTYESNKEMVYKILQLVPPRFLELDNKDTVDEIIRTAVGLGNSIRPIDSATAAYMFKICTASPVIVEIVNRHNEYLNPDCASNTDAHLLLVKFLISHLEKPLEIARDNIVRAANKHSLYGYLYCLRSLITDSDLHRKLPTDERWREPIAQLINICLDLNNAVGQIVNNSSPEGHLPMDLNPFNVQPSLFDQELSEHEKVTTPQMVLLCAWRTVKEVSLIFGYVTFKLPIDGMNGVVGLLTENQVVQVGEHFVTLLSETKHRGAFEQAHVGFGLLCRRLWHLPIECALKQLPKIWLLDLLLAVTGLSPRDSKLCATRRSAGVPFMVQALLTSEEESLTAVIRHGGSFTFHSTMRILLGLTNLKDDYNIEAEMSSLIYDDTVFTQFKDQSSPLSHTEKRTSNTNRGKKCYKLAEIKSHVINILRALFRHCQLGDCVKPYIADGVITAIKSYNGKTWAERNAATLLFSAMVVRIFGVQRTKDHLNLSVHNRMTGKVFFEKYPTLLEFMYNELEKFVEPGDTLIRPGVQSVLLLLSRLYPGCHDSADSNWKVAAFINMVSKCAKSQVYETRELAARALVPLLTQTTALAVFSKLLEKISMESQNYSNINMIHGYILQVLQISKSAEFSSFIVSSAQFKIFIKKSVWILKKLECRERGAGVSFPLATAYLETLLQIYQANDQWFSECVEDEDGDLFFRIKLHLIHSNILSNGPGREIYEITAAKFYTLWCPVHHDCPDSYRLSYSEITKNNWTSLLNHNNMDVQIISWIKSTELVKSAVHTSFSESQLQDVICKANRAVEQLITDPNLEKAVFDFLFIILSNTSNDTLFKAKPSAFSNLLKKVMVYLSKRLDNQDYYVTNSFLKLLGAIYGEVSKQFQDILTIDDKKAIHKLFLKNSWMDSCDNDCRLAVSQTMYNLYEPVVKDNDNFVMCWWTMLLNLLVDDDKVVRYHAAAVLCKVNNEREIICDTGMRHKFFESFSNVVAKLRPDIAIVLLFSWGVATWREDGYQMDDTDVFNKCRNYDTFEQLEISTLCLISMKEVGNHHSLNTTLPLTTIRWLKKLYDCKFTFATLPEFVKIQCKYIPTLGNKLGDYLDPTYSDKLQQVLAFKKFTDFVTQETNDGILL from the exons ATG gtTTTAAGAACTTCAAAAATGGATATGACCGAAACGGAATTGCATGTGACTCTGAGAAATCTGACACTTAGGAAAAAAAGTGGTGAATTAGATACTCCAGAGAGGTTCAACAACCAAGATGAAATGTGGAGAAATGTTATTGATTACGAAATATTATGGAAATGTATAAAACATCGTTCCCTCGag ATCAGGCGAGATACGATGGAGCTTTTGGTGGTATCGAAAAAAAGCACTCAACGCTTTACAGCGGCTGAATATCAAATGATTGAAACATTCTTGTTATATAATCTGGGTGAAAAAATCGAGTTGGCACCATTAATCAAAAAG GCAATAAAACGCACTAGAGACAGTCTAGTTGTGCTGCGGCGAGAAGTCTTGAGAACAGTTAAAGGTCAGAATTCTGAAAATAGTAGTAAATGTCGGCCGAATCAACAtgaagatattgaaaatatggcGTGCCACAATGCCACAAGAATAGATATCGAATGTTTCATACAAGACTGCGAATCATTTTTATGTTCATTGCGCAAAATTTGTGTAGACAATTTATATCCAACAGCAAATTACGAACGCAGACGGACATGCCTACAAATATTATGCCATATGCAGGACATCCTGGATGAAGAAATTCTTTGTTTAGAATGGGATACTGTTCAAGCAAAATCTTTGTTCAACTGTTTATTGTTAGATACGTATGAATCCAATAAAGAAATGGTCTACAAAATATTGCAGCTGGTGCCACCCAGATTTTTGGAATTGGATAATAAAGATACTGTAGATGAAATCATACGAACCGCAGTTGGACTGGGAAATAGCATTAGGCCAATTGATTCAGCTACTGCGGCATACATGTTCAAAATATGTACCGCATCTCCAGTAATTGTCGAGATTGTAAATCGGCATAATGAATATCTCAACCCTGATTGCGCAAGCAACACTGATGCGCACCTTTTACTGGTGAAGTTTCTTATTTCGCACCTTGAG AAACCATTGGAAATTGCACGCGATAATATCGTAAGGGCTGCCAATAAACATTCATTGTACGGATACCTTTACTGTCTGCGAAGCTTAATAACTGATAGCGATTTACA TAGGAAATTGCCAACTGACGAACGTTGGCGAGAGCCCATAGCTCAACTCATCAATATTTGCTTGGATTTAAACAATGCTGTAGGACAAATTGTGAATAATTCATCACCAGAAGGTCACTTACCAATGGATCTGAACCCGTTCAATGTCCAACCTTCATTGTTTGATCAAGAACTATCGGAGCATGAGAAAGTGACCACGCCTCAAATGGTACTACTTTGTGCTTGGCGTACTGTCAAGGAAGTCAGCTTAATTTTTGGCTACGTCACATTCAAATTGCCTATAGATGGGATGAACGGAGTGGTGGGTCTTTTAACAGAAAACCAG GTTGTTCAAGTCGGAGAGCACTTTGTCACTTTGTTGAGCGAAACTAAACATAGAGGGGCATTTGAACAAGCTCACGTCGGGTTTGGACTGTTATGCAGACGCTTATGGCATTTGCCAATAGAATGCGCATTGAAGCAACTTCCTAAAATATGGCTGCTGGACTTGTTGCTAGCAGTTACAGGTTTATCACCCAGAGATAGTAAACTTTGCGCAACCAGGAGAAGCGCCGGGGTACCTTTTATGGTTCAA GCACTTCTGACCTCCGAAGAGGAGTCGCTAACAGCTGTTATAAGACATGGGGGTAGTTTTACATTTCACTCGACCATGCGGATATTACTCGGCTTAACCAACTTGAAAGATGACTACAACATAGAAGCTGAGATGTCATCTTTGATCTACGATGATACTGTATTTACACAATTCAAAGATCAATCGTCCCCTCTCAGTCATACTGAAAAACGTACAAGTAACACTAATCGGGgcaaaaaatgttacaaacttGCTGAGATCAAGTCTCATGTAATAAATATACTGAGAGCTCTCTTTAGGCACTGTCAGCTAGGAGACTGTGTGAAGCCTTACATCGCCGATGGTGTGATTACAGCAATTAAAAGCTACAATGGGAAAACATGGGCT GAAAGAAACGCTGCAACTCTTCTGTTCAGTGCTATGGTCGTTCGTATTTTTGGTGTCCAAAGAACAAAGGATCACTTGAATTTGTCAGTTCACAACCGAATGACTGGTAAGGTGTTCTTCGAAAAATACCCTACATTACTGGAATTCATGTACAATGAATTGGAGAAATTCGTGGAACCGGGTGATACACTTATAAGACCAGGAGTGCAATCTGTGCTACTCCTGCTATCGCGACTGTACCCTGGCTGTCACGACAGTGCCGATTCAAATTGGAAG GTTGCAGCGTTCATTAATATGGTATCAAAGTGTGCAAAGAGTCAGGTATACGAGACACGTGAACTCGCGGCCCGAGCCTTGGTTCCTTTATTGACACAAACTACTGCTTTGGCCGTGTTTTCCAAGCtgcttgaaaaaatatcaatggaatctcaaaattattccaataTTAACATGATTCATGGATATATCTTGCAG GTATTACAGATCTCAAAGAGTGCAGAGTTCAGTAGTTTCATAGTATCGAGTGCacagtttaaaatttttataaaaaaatcagtttggattttgaaaaaattggagtGTCGAGAGCGTGGAGCAGGGGTTAGCTTTCCATTGGCTACTGCTTACTTGGAAACTCTATTACAAATTTATCAAGCCAACGACCAATG GTTCAGTGAATGTGTTGAGGATGAAGATGGTGACCTGTTTTTCAGAATCAAACTTCACTTGATTCATAGCAACATTTTAAGCAACGGACCAGGTAGAGAGATTTATGAAATCACTGctgcaaaattttatacattgtGGTGCCCAGTACACCACGACTGTCCTGATTCATATAGATTATCATACAGTGAgataacgaaaaataattggaCATCACTATTAAATCACAATAATATGGACGTACAGATCATCTCATGGATAAAATCTACAGAATTAGTGAAGAGCGCTGTCCACACTTCGTTCAGCGAATCACAGCTTCAAGATGTCATATGTAAAGCAAATAGAGCAGTTGAACAACTCATCACTGATCCAAACTTAGAAAAGGCagtattcgattttttatttattattcttagCAACACCAGTAACGATACCCTATTCAAGGCCAAACCATCTGCATTTTCGAACTTACTAAAGAAGGTTATGGTGTACTTGTCAAAAAGACTTGACAACCAAGATTACTATGTAACCAATAGTTTTCTAAAGTTGTTGGGGGCAATTTACGGAGAAGTTTCAAAACAATTCCAG GATATTCTAACGATTGACGATAAGAAAGCAATACACaaactttttttgaaaaattcgtggATGGATTCATGTGACAATGATTGTAGACTTGCCGTCTCACAGACAATGTACAATCTATATGAGCCAGTAGTCAAAGACAATG ATAATTTTGTAATGTGTTGGTGGACAATGCTTTTAAATCTTCTGGTGGACGATGACAAAGTCGTGAGATACCACGCTGCAGCCGTACTTTGCAAAGTAAACAATGAAAGAGAAATCATATGTGATACGGGTATGaggcataaattttttgagaGCTTTTCAAATGTCGTTGCCAAGTTACGCCCAGATATAGCAATAGTGTTATTATTCTCTTGGGGTGTTGCGACATGGCGAGAGGATGGCTACCAAATGGATGATACCGAT GTGTTCAATAAGTGTCGAAATTACGACACATTTGAACAACTGGAAATATCAACCCTTTGTTTAATTTCGATGAAAGAAGTTGGCAATCATCACTCGTTAAACACGACTCTCCCATTGACGACCATAAGATGGTTAAAGAAATTATATGATTGCAAATTTACCTTTGCAACTTTGCcggaatttgtgaaaatacaATGCAAATACATTCCTACACTTGGAAACAAACTAGGAGACTATTTGGATCCAACTTACAGCGACAAGCTGCAGCAAGTCTTGGCATTTAAGAAATTCACTGATTTTGTAACACAAGAGACCAACGATGGAATTTTGTTATGA
- the LOC124307204 gene encoding thyroid adenoma-associated protein homolog isoform X1 — translation MDMTETELHVTLRNLTLRKKSGELDTPERFNNQDEMWRNVIDYEILWKCIKHRSLEIRRDTMELLVVSKKSTQRFTAAEYQMIETFLLYNLGEKIELAPLIKKAIKRTRDSLVVLRREVLRTVKGQNSENSSKCRPNQHEDIENMACHNATRIDIECFIQDCESFLCSLRKICVDNLYPTANYERRRTCLQILCHMQDILDEEILCLEWDTVQAKSLFNCLLLDTYESNKEMVYKILQLVPPRFLELDNKDTVDEIIRTAVGLGNSIRPIDSATAAYMFKICTASPVIVEIVNRHNEYLNPDCASNTDAHLLLVKFLISHLEKPLEIARDNIVRAANKHSLYGYLYCLRSLITDSDLHRKLPTDERWREPIAQLINICLDLNNAVGQIVNNSSPEGHLPMDLNPFNVQPSLFDQELSEHEKVTTPQMVLLCAWRTVKEVSLIFGYVTFKLPIDGMNGVVGLLTENQVVQVGEHFVTLLSETKHRGAFEQAHVGFGLLCRRLWHLPIECALKQLPKIWLLDLLLAVTGLSPRDSKLCATRRSAGVPFMVQALLTSEEESLTAVIRHGGSFTFHSTMRILLGLTNLKDDYNIEAEMSSLIYDDTVFTQFKDQSSPLSHTEKRTSNTNRGKKCYKLAEIKSHVINILRALFRHCQLGDCVKPYIADGVITAIKSYNGKTWAERNAATLLFSAMVVRIFGVQRTKDHLNLSVHNRMTGKVFFEKYPTLLEFMYNELEKFVEPGDTLIRPGVQSVLLLLSRLYPGCHDSADSNWKVAAFINMVSKCAKSQVYETRELAARALVPLLTQTTALAVFSKLLEKISMESQNYSNINMIHGYILQVLQISKSAEFSSFIVSSAQFKIFIKKSVWILKKLECRERGAGVSFPLATAYLETLLQIYQANDQWFSECVEDEDGDLFFRIKLHLIHSNILSNGPGREIYEITAAKFYTLWCPVHHDCPDSYRLSYSEITKNNWTSLLNHNNMDVQIISWIKSTELVKSAVHTSFSESQLQDVICKANRAVEQLITDPNLEKAVFDFLFIILSNTSNDTLFKAKPSAFSNLLKKVMVYLSKRLDNQDYYVTNSFLKLLGAIYGEVSKQFQDILTIDDKKAIHKLFLKNSWMDSCDNDCRLAVSQTMYNLYEPVVKDNDNFVMCWWTMLLNLLVDDDKVVRYHAAAVLCKVNNEREIICDTGMRHKFFESFSNVVAKLRPDIAIVLLFSWGVATWREDGYQMDDTDVFNKCRNYDTFEQLEISTLCLISMKEVGNHHSLNTTLPLTTIRWLKKLYDCKFTFATLPEFVKIQCKYIPTLGNKLGDYLDPTYSDKLQQVLAFKKFTDFVTQETNDGILL, via the exons ATGGATATGACCGAAACGGAATTGCATGTGACTCTGAGAAATCTGACACTTAGGAAAAAAAGTGGTGAATTAGATACTCCAGAGAGGTTCAACAACCAAGATGAAATGTGGAGAAATGTTATTGATTACGAAATATTATGGAAATGTATAAAACATCGTTCCCTCGag ATCAGGCGAGATACGATGGAGCTTTTGGTGGTATCGAAAAAAAGCACTCAACGCTTTACAGCGGCTGAATATCAAATGATTGAAACATTCTTGTTATATAATCTGGGTGAAAAAATCGAGTTGGCACCATTAATCAAAAAG GCAATAAAACGCACTAGAGACAGTCTAGTTGTGCTGCGGCGAGAAGTCTTGAGAACAGTTAAAGGTCAGAATTCTGAAAATAGTAGTAAATGTCGGCCGAATCAACAtgaagatattgaaaatatggcGTGCCACAATGCCACAAGAATAGATATCGAATGTTTCATACAAGACTGCGAATCATTTTTATGTTCATTGCGCAAAATTTGTGTAGACAATTTATATCCAACAGCAAATTACGAACGCAGACGGACATGCCTACAAATATTATGCCATATGCAGGACATCCTGGATGAAGAAATTCTTTGTTTAGAATGGGATACTGTTCAAGCAAAATCTTTGTTCAACTGTTTATTGTTAGATACGTATGAATCCAATAAAGAAATGGTCTACAAAATATTGCAGCTGGTGCCACCCAGATTTTTGGAATTGGATAATAAAGATACTGTAGATGAAATCATACGAACCGCAGTTGGACTGGGAAATAGCATTAGGCCAATTGATTCAGCTACTGCGGCATACATGTTCAAAATATGTACCGCATCTCCAGTAATTGTCGAGATTGTAAATCGGCATAATGAATATCTCAACCCTGATTGCGCAAGCAACACTGATGCGCACCTTTTACTGGTGAAGTTTCTTATTTCGCACCTTGAG AAACCATTGGAAATTGCACGCGATAATATCGTAAGGGCTGCCAATAAACATTCATTGTACGGATACCTTTACTGTCTGCGAAGCTTAATAACTGATAGCGATTTACA TAGGAAATTGCCAACTGACGAACGTTGGCGAGAGCCCATAGCTCAACTCATCAATATTTGCTTGGATTTAAACAATGCTGTAGGACAAATTGTGAATAATTCATCACCAGAAGGTCACTTACCAATGGATCTGAACCCGTTCAATGTCCAACCTTCATTGTTTGATCAAGAACTATCGGAGCATGAGAAAGTGACCACGCCTCAAATGGTACTACTTTGTGCTTGGCGTACTGTCAAGGAAGTCAGCTTAATTTTTGGCTACGTCACATTCAAATTGCCTATAGATGGGATGAACGGAGTGGTGGGTCTTTTAACAGAAAACCAG GTTGTTCAAGTCGGAGAGCACTTTGTCACTTTGTTGAGCGAAACTAAACATAGAGGGGCATTTGAACAAGCTCACGTCGGGTTTGGACTGTTATGCAGACGCTTATGGCATTTGCCAATAGAATGCGCATTGAAGCAACTTCCTAAAATATGGCTGCTGGACTTGTTGCTAGCAGTTACAGGTTTATCACCCAGAGATAGTAAACTTTGCGCAACCAGGAGAAGCGCCGGGGTACCTTTTATGGTTCAA GCACTTCTGACCTCCGAAGAGGAGTCGCTAACAGCTGTTATAAGACATGGGGGTAGTTTTACATTTCACTCGACCATGCGGATATTACTCGGCTTAACCAACTTGAAAGATGACTACAACATAGAAGCTGAGATGTCATCTTTGATCTACGATGATACTGTATTTACACAATTCAAAGATCAATCGTCCCCTCTCAGTCATACTGAAAAACGTACAAGTAACACTAATCGGGgcaaaaaatgttacaaacttGCTGAGATCAAGTCTCATGTAATAAATATACTGAGAGCTCTCTTTAGGCACTGTCAGCTAGGAGACTGTGTGAAGCCTTACATCGCCGATGGTGTGATTACAGCAATTAAAAGCTACAATGGGAAAACATGGGCT GAAAGAAACGCTGCAACTCTTCTGTTCAGTGCTATGGTCGTTCGTATTTTTGGTGTCCAAAGAACAAAGGATCACTTGAATTTGTCAGTTCACAACCGAATGACTGGTAAGGTGTTCTTCGAAAAATACCCTACATTACTGGAATTCATGTACAATGAATTGGAGAAATTCGTGGAACCGGGTGATACACTTATAAGACCAGGAGTGCAATCTGTGCTACTCCTGCTATCGCGACTGTACCCTGGCTGTCACGACAGTGCCGATTCAAATTGGAAG GTTGCAGCGTTCATTAATATGGTATCAAAGTGTGCAAAGAGTCAGGTATACGAGACACGTGAACTCGCGGCCCGAGCCTTGGTTCCTTTATTGACACAAACTACTGCTTTGGCCGTGTTTTCCAAGCtgcttgaaaaaatatcaatggaatctcaaaattattccaataTTAACATGATTCATGGATATATCTTGCAG GTATTACAGATCTCAAAGAGTGCAGAGTTCAGTAGTTTCATAGTATCGAGTGCacagtttaaaatttttataaaaaaatcagtttggattttgaaaaaattggagtGTCGAGAGCGTGGAGCAGGGGTTAGCTTTCCATTGGCTACTGCTTACTTGGAAACTCTATTACAAATTTATCAAGCCAACGACCAATG GTTCAGTGAATGTGTTGAGGATGAAGATGGTGACCTGTTTTTCAGAATCAAACTTCACTTGATTCATAGCAACATTTTAAGCAACGGACCAGGTAGAGAGATTTATGAAATCACTGctgcaaaattttatacattgtGGTGCCCAGTACACCACGACTGTCCTGATTCATATAGATTATCATACAGTGAgataacgaaaaataattggaCATCACTATTAAATCACAATAATATGGACGTACAGATCATCTCATGGATAAAATCTACAGAATTAGTGAAGAGCGCTGTCCACACTTCGTTCAGCGAATCACAGCTTCAAGATGTCATATGTAAAGCAAATAGAGCAGTTGAACAACTCATCACTGATCCAAACTTAGAAAAGGCagtattcgattttttatttattattcttagCAACACCAGTAACGATACCCTATTCAAGGCCAAACCATCTGCATTTTCGAACTTACTAAAGAAGGTTATGGTGTACTTGTCAAAAAGACTTGACAACCAAGATTACTATGTAACCAATAGTTTTCTAAAGTTGTTGGGGGCAATTTACGGAGAAGTTTCAAAACAATTCCAG GATATTCTAACGATTGACGATAAGAAAGCAATACACaaactttttttgaaaaattcgtggATGGATTCATGTGACAATGATTGTAGACTTGCCGTCTCACAGACAATGTACAATCTATATGAGCCAGTAGTCAAAGACAATG ATAATTTTGTAATGTGTTGGTGGACAATGCTTTTAAATCTTCTGGTGGACGATGACAAAGTCGTGAGATACCACGCTGCAGCCGTACTTTGCAAAGTAAACAATGAAAGAGAAATCATATGTGATACGGGTATGaggcataaattttttgagaGCTTTTCAAATGTCGTTGCCAAGTTACGCCCAGATATAGCAATAGTGTTATTATTCTCTTGGGGTGTTGCGACATGGCGAGAGGATGGCTACCAAATGGATGATACCGAT GTGTTCAATAAGTGTCGAAATTACGACACATTTGAACAACTGGAAATATCAACCCTTTGTTTAATTTCGATGAAAGAAGTTGGCAATCATCACTCGTTAAACACGACTCTCCCATTGACGACCATAAGATGGTTAAAGAAATTATATGATTGCAAATTTACCTTTGCAACTTTGCcggaatttgtgaaaatacaATGCAAATACATTCCTACACTTGGAAACAAACTAGGAGACTATTTGGATCCAACTTACAGCGACAAGCTGCAGCAAGTCTTGGCATTTAAGAAATTCACTGATTTTGTAACACAAGAGACCAACGATGGAATTTTGTTATGA